Proteins from a single region of Streptomyces sp. Tu 3180:
- a CDS encoding putative T7SS-secreted protein → MSASSKPRPRDWHPLAESDPVPGDPEEIRDEVTHMKSVATTLRDQAERLRKIKNDDELKGKYAGKLREESEVLEKHLREVASRYERVHVHLTKWANELEGFQTEADKVLANAKKEQEQLDAEKTKKESNEEGAPSPSTSGAEGDPLHEYRVKLSGIVGDRDDRAAHYAGKIRDEIDDIIEDSFWDDVKGWIHDNIDKIKWVLDALGWAASVLGTLAPFLAFIPIIGPFIGAIALGLSIFIAASRFVLFLAGEASLTEVLMDCVGLVAFAAGTKMLAKLKMASKAVNTASKAQRTQRLKEALRASRSVRNDITRTMATTSDEGLREFGRQTLNRMRKEMSQNAGRVADETPLRPSQLERLGFGDSEARSLITSIRQNKETFSDAAAAAGKSETYYKVAVGAAVTGATADVVDKTLGESPVFPDKPFNETYENFKGETGKLPEDTHW, encoded by the coding sequence GTGAGCGCTTCCTCGAAACCACGACCTCGAGACTGGCACCCGCTCGCCGAGTCCGATCCCGTTCCAGGAGATCCGGAGGAAATCCGCGATGAAGTCACGCACATGAAGAGCGTGGCAACCACCCTCCGGGACCAAGCCGAGCGTCTACGCAAGATCAAGAACGACGACGAACTCAAAGGGAAATACGCAGGAAAACTGCGCGAAGAGTCCGAAGTGCTCGAGAAACATCTTCGCGAAGTCGCCAGCCGCTATGAGCGCGTCCACGTCCACCTGACGAAATGGGCCAACGAGCTCGAGGGGTTCCAGACTGAGGCCGACAAGGTCCTCGCCAACGCAAAGAAGGAACAGGAGCAACTCGACGCCGAGAAGACCAAGAAGGAATCGAACGAGGAAGGCGCGCCGAGCCCTTCGACCAGCGGCGCCGAAGGTGACCCTCTCCACGAGTACCGGGTCAAACTCAGCGGCATCGTGGGAGACCGGGACGACCGCGCAGCGCACTACGCCGGCAAGATCCGTGACGAGATCGACGACATCATCGAGGACAGCTTCTGGGATGATGTCAAAGGCTGGATCCATGACAACATCGATAAGATCAAATGGGTCCTCGATGCTCTCGGTTGGGCGGCCTCGGTCCTGGGGACTCTTGCGCCTTTCCTTGCCTTCATTCCCATCATCGGACCCTTTATCGGTGCGATTGCCCTCGGATTGTCCATCTTCATAGCGGCATCCCGTTTCGTCCTTTTCCTTGCCGGGGAAGCAAGCCTCACAGAAGTGCTGATGGACTGCGTCGGGTTGGTTGCCTTCGCTGCGGGCACGAAGATGCTCGCCAAGCTGAAGATGGCGAGCAAGGCCGTCAACACAGCCTCCAAGGCGCAGCGGACACAGCGGCTTAAAGAAGCGCTGCGCGCCAGCAGGTCCGTGCGGAACGACATCACTCGCACCATGGCTACGACCAGCGATGAAGGCCTCCGAGAGTTCGGACGTCAAACGCTGAATCGAATGCGGAAAGAGATGTCCCAGAACGCTGGTCGTGTTGCCGATGAGACACCTCTGCGCCCCAGCCAACTCGAGCGACTCGGGTTCGGAGATTCGGAGGCACGCTCCCTCATCACCAGCATCCGCCAGAACAAGGAAACCTTTTCCGACGCCGCCGCAGCCGCAGGGAAGTCGGAGACTTACTACAAGGTCGCGGTGGGCGCCGCGGTGACGGGCGCAACCGCAGATGTCGTCGACAAAACGCTCGGCGAGAGTCCTGTCTTCCCGGATAAACCGTTCAATGAAACCTACGAGAACTTCAAGGGAGAGACCGGAAAACTGCCAGAGGACACCCACTGGTAA